In Aphelocoma coerulescens isolate FSJ_1873_10779 chromosome 3, UR_Acoe_1.0, whole genome shotgun sequence, a single window of DNA contains:
- the CNR1 gene encoding cannabinoid receptor 1 — protein MKSILDGLADTTFRTITTDLLYVGSNDIQYEDMKGDMASKLGYYPQKFPLSSFRGDPFQEKMTGGDDSLLTIIPSDQVNITEFYNKSLSTFKDNEENIQCGENFMDMECFMILNPSQQLAIAVLSLTLGTFTVLENLLVLCVILHSRSLRCRPSYHFIGSLAVADLLGSVIFVYSFVDFHVFHRKDSPNVFLFKLGGVTASFTASVGSLFLTAIDRYISIHRPLAYKRIVTRPKAVVAFCVMWTIAIVIAVLPLLGWNCKKLNSVCSDIFPLIDETYLMFWIGVTSVLLLFIVYAYMYILWKAHSHAVRMLQRGTQKSIIIQSTEDGKVQITRPDQTRMDIRLAKTLVLILVVLIICWGPLLAIMVYDVFGKMNKLIKTIFAFCSMLCLLNSTVNPIIYALRSKDLRHAFRSMFPTCEGTAQPLDNSMESDCQHKHANNTGNVHRAAESCIKSTVKIAKVTMSVSTDTTAEAL, from the coding sequence ATGAAGTCAATTCTAGATGGCCTCGCAGATACCACTTTCCGAACAATCACGACAGATCTCCTTTACGTGGGCTCCAACGATATCCAGTACGAAGACATGAAAGGCGACATGGCTTCCAAGCTGGGGTACTACCCCCAGAAGttccctctttcttccttcaGGGGTGATCCTTTCCAAGAAAAAATGACTGGAGGAGATGATTCCCTGTTGACCATTATTCCATCAGATCAGGTCAACATCACAGAGTTTTACAACAAATCCCTGTCCACCTTTAAGGATAATGAGGAGAATATACAGTGTGGGGAGAACTTTATGGATATGGAGTGTTTTATGATCCtgaaccccagccagcagctggcCATCGCTGTACTGTCGCTCACCCTGGGCACCTTCACAGTCCTAGAGAACCTTCTTGTCCTGTGTGTCATCCTCCACTCCCGAAGCCTCCGGTGTAGACCCTCCTACCATTTCAtcggcagcctggctgtggccGACCTCCTTGGCAGTGTGATTTTTGTCTACAGTTTTGTGGATTTCCATGTTTTCCATCGGAAGGATAGCCCCAATGTCTTCTTGTTCAAACTGGGTGGAGTTACAGCCTCCTTCACTGCCTCTGTAGGTAGCCTTTTCCTCACGGCAATAGACCGGTACATCTCTATACACAGGCCACTAGCTTATAAAAGGATTGTTACCCGACCAAAGGCTGTCGTAGCATTTTGTGTGATGTGGACCATCGCTATTGTAATAGCCGTTCTTCCTCTGCTCGGCTGGAACTGCAAAAAGCTTAATTCTGTTTGTTCGGACATATTCCCTCTCATCGATGAGACGTACCTGATGTTCTGGATCGGGGTCACCAGCGTCCTCTTGTTGTTCATTGTCTATGCCTACATGTACATTCTGTGGAAGGCTCACAGCCACGCTGTTCGCATGCTGCAGCGAGGCACGCAGAAAAGCATAATCATTCAATCGACGGAGGATGGTAAGGTACAGATCACTAGGCCTGATCAAACTCGTATGGACATCAGGTTAGCCAAAACCTTGGTCCTTATCCTAGTCGTTTTAATCATATGCTGGGGCCCTCTCCTCGCCATCATGGTGTATGATGTCTTTGGGAAAATGAACAAGCTCATCAAGACTATCTTTGCCTTCTGTAGCATGCTCTGTTTGCTGAATTCAACAGTGAATCCCATCATCTACGCTCTGAGGAGCAAGGACTTGCGACACGCCTTCCGCAGTATGTTCCCCACCTGCGAAGGGACTGCGCAGCCCCTGGATAACAGCATGGAGTCTGACTGCCAGCACAAACATGCCAACAACACAGGGAACGTGCACAGGGCTGCCGAGAGCTGCATTAAGAGCACAGTTAAGATTGCCAAAGTTACCATGTCTGTCTCCACGGACACAACTGCTGAAGCGTTGTAA